From the Lampris incognitus isolate fLamInc1 chromosome 6, fLamInc1.hap2, whole genome shotgun sequence genome, one window contains:
- the rabl2 gene encoding RAB, member of RAS oncogene family-like 2, whose product MAGDDGGIPELDQGKYDADEQVKIICLGDSAVGKSKLMERFLLDEFRPQQLSTYALTLYNHTAVVGNKTVMVDFWDTAGQERFQSMHPSYYHKAHACIMVFDIQRKITYKNLANWYKELREYRPEIPCCVVANKIDADLKVTQKSFNFGKKQGLPFYFVSAADGTNVVKMFREMIKRAVDYKQNPSDFMDEVLQELENFELETKENTSNAAENGLKAESPEMI is encoded by the exons ATGGCTGGCGATGATGGCGGCATACCAGAGCTGGACCAGGGGAAGTATGACGCGGACGAACAAGTGAAGATCATCTGTTTGGGAGACAGCGCAGTTGGGAAATCAAA GCTGATGGAGAGGTTCCTCCTTGATGAATT TCGTCCACAACAGCTGTCCACGTACGCCCTGACTCTCTACAACCACACAGCTGTTGTAGGAAACAAAACTGTAATGGTCG ATTTCTGGGACACAGCTGGCCAAGAGAGGTTCCAGAGCATGCATCCTTCATATTACCATAAAGCGCATGCTTGTATCATG gtTTTCGACATTCAAAGAAAGATCACTTACAAGAACCTGGCCAACTGGTATAAGGAGCTGAGAGAGTACAGACCAGAGATACCATGTTGTGTGGTTGCCAACAAAATCGATG CTGACTTGAAGGTGACACAGAAGAGCTTCAACTTTGGCAAAAAGCAGGGACTTCCATTCTACTTTGTATCAGCTGCTGACGGAACCAATGTAGTAAAG ATGTTCAGAGAGATGATCAAAAGAGCGGTGGACTACAAGCAAAATCCCAGCGACTTCATGGATGAAGTGTTGCAAGAATTAGAG AACTTTGAACTGGAGACAAAGGAAAACACTTCTAATGCGGCTGAGAACGGACTGAAGGCTGAGAGCCCGGAAATGATCTGA
- the zgc:77752 gene encoding protein tyrosine phosphatase domain-containing protein 1 has product MPDMTLPVPVPRPNYSQARENLVKAIPPQILCLLTCGGVDCRYEGPACWGANQQAVRGLFSSWVTDDIVAMTRPSNHLIEKYDIIEQFQRLKIKSIINMQLPGEHAHCGPPLDPDSGFTYSPQVFMENDVFFYNFGMPDFGVFSLVAMIDAVKVLAFAVKEGKVAVHCHAGLGRTGVLIACYLIYTLRIGPSEAVHYVRIKRPCSIQTRAQISQVFDFARLLSTQFTQYPDLGLRHGAPFTLQHHLSRQALLLHGQEARTLKHTPKIVFLLCVRLSCLALGLPAPPEVHAELEKSSALRTLGRTVRETLLSKQYLPVLREGHRGSWVGSGSVSSWDEPLGFLERKREVLMDKRSYSDSDLSKITDLEPGSLRIPTLGVQGDWCGQDLIRAVKNPFTPSHSSLSSSLWTSKKDSHTLKILTSTRTITSNCAKMSKFTAKKKTALPKCCSNLEVTLQRNQNGSSHASVMRATARAMANQDPPEETVLQRSALLQEELNSSCSGWALLVTESDPHVLSCLLWTWLEKLKEPILSAADVEKLTAEANHKNSLGVLRRAQRHTVYCLLSCVAAVTSLCPHSEEAVIQRLTRALIRRPLEEMNGHAALIKVLRTGCREALHPFSVPTRACSRACSRTCTRTCTRACTRTCSSSANA; this is encoded by the exons ATGCCTGACATGACCCTGCCTGTACCGGTGCCACGGCCAAACTACTCCCAAGCCAGGGAGAACCTGGTGAAGGCGATCCCACCccagattctctgtttgctcacATGTGGAGGAGTCGACTGTCGCTACGAAGGACCAGCCTGTTGGGGAGCCAACCAGCAGGCCGTCCGGGGCCTCTTCTCCTCTTG GGTGACGGATGACATTGTTGCCATGACACGACCATCCAACCATCTTATTGAGAAATATGACATCATAGAACAGTTTCAGAG GTTGAAGATCAAATCGATCATCAACATGCAGCTCCCCGGGGAGCATGCTCACTGCGGACCACCGCTGGACCCCGACAGTGGCTTCACTTACTCTCCACAGGTCTTCATGGAGAACGACG tttttttttacaacttcgGGATGCCAGATTTTGGTGTGTTCTCCCTGGTTGCCATGATCGATGCAGTGAAGGTGCTGGCCTTTGCCGTGAAGGAGGGGAAAGTGGCCGTGCACTGCCACGCGGGCCTCGGCAGGACGG GAGTGCTGATAGCCTGCTACCTGATCTACACGTTGCGCATCGGTCCGAGTGAGGCTGTGCACTATGTGCGGATCAAAAGGCCTTGCTCCATCCAAACCCGCGCCCAGATCAGTCAGGTGTTTGACTTCGCCCGCCTGCTGAGCACCCAGTTTACTCAGTACCCAGACCTCGGCCTGCGCCACGGCGCACCCTTCACCCTGCAACACCACCTGAGCCGCCAGGCCCTACTGCTTCATGGCCAAGAGGCACGCACACTCAAACACACGCCGAAG ATTGTGTTCCTCCTGTGTGTGCGTCTCTCCTGTTTAGCCCTGGGCCTTCCTGCCCCTCCGGAGGTGCACGCTGAGCTCGAGAAGAGTTCAGCGCTAAGGACCCTGGGTAGGACTGTGAGGGAGACCCTGCTGTCCAAACAATACCTGCCTGTGCTAAGGGAGGGGCATAGGGGGTCCTGGGTGGGCTCGGGGTCAGTGTCCTCCTGGGATGAGCCCCTGGGATTcttggagaggaagagggaggtgcTGATGGACAAACGCAGCTACAGCGACTCTGACCTCAGCAAGATTACG GATTTGGAGCCAGGCTCGCTCCGTATTCCAACTCTGGGAGTTCAGGGAGACTGGTGTGGACAGGACCTGATAAGGGCTGTCAAAAATCCTTTCACTCCCAGCCACTCCTCACTTTCATCTAGCCTTTGGACCAGCAAAAAGGATTCGCACACACTCAAAATCTTAACCTCCACTCGCACAATAACCAGCAACTGTGCAAAGATGTCAAAGTTCACTGCAAAGAAGAAAACAGCACTTCCCAAGTGCTGCTCCAATCTTGAGGTCACT CTGCAAAGAAATCAGAATGGGTCAAGCCACGCTTCAGTGATGCGGGCCACTGCCAGGGCGATGGCGAACCAGGACCCCCCAGAAGAGACTGTTCTGCAAAGGTCAGCGTTACTGCAG GAAGAGCTGAACAGCAGCTGCAGTGGATGGGCTCTGTTAGTCACCGAGTCGGACCCCCACGTTCTCAGTTGCCTGCTGTGGACCTGGCTGGAGAAATTAAAG GAGCCTATTCTGAGTGCAGCGGATGTAGAAAAGTTGACCGCAGAAGCAAACCACAAGAACTCCCTCGGTGTTCTCAGAAGG GCGCAGCGGCACACCGTCTATTGTCTGCTGAGCTGTGTGGCTGCAGTGACCAGCCTGTGTCCACACAGCGAGGAGGCGGTTATTCAGCGTCTAACACGGGCTCTTATCAGA CGCCCTCTGGAGGAGATGAACGGCCACGCAGCTCTGATTAAAGTCTTGAGAACCGGTTGCCGCGAGGCTCTTCACCCCTTCAGTGTCCCAACCAGGGCCTGCAGCAGGGCCTGCAGCAGGACCTGCACCAGGACCTGCACCAGGGCCTGCACCAGGACCTGCAGCAGCAGCGCCAACGCTTAA
- the cimap1b gene encoding outer dense fiber protein 3-B, with protein sequence MSGPDVWVGSWRPHKPRGPIAALYSSPGPKYSLPGLIGMSNHDPRKLKAPVFSFGTRHSQSRSDCSPGPKYLVPSKMTKVGRDGTPAYSLYSRTKTPQLFQAPGPGRYSPERSGKYIFYSAPAYSLSGRSRELDNDKTPGPAAYMLPSVLGPRTVNTTAAPNYSLYGRSKIGSFHEDLQKTPGPGTYKAVDPAIYKYKPPQYSMTGRNIMSGDTMKKPGPGAHYPEQVTFTRVRAPSFSFGLRHSQYIAPLIVDSAE encoded by the exons ATGTCAGGTCCAGATGTTTGGGTTGGTTCTTGGAGGCCCCACAAGCCCAGAGGTCCCATTGCTGCCCTGTACAGCAGCCCCGGGCCAAAATACTCCCTGCCGGGGCTGATAG GTATGAGCAACCATGACCCGAGAAAACTGAAAGCTCCAGTGTTCAGTTTTGGTACACGCCATAGCCAGTCCAGGTCTGACTGTTCCCCTGGACCGAAATACCTAGTTCCTTCCAAGATGACCAAGGTGGGCCGAGACGGCACCCCTGCATACTCGCTCTACAGCCGCACTAAGACCCCGCAGCTATTCCAAGCCCCGGGACCAG GGCGGTACTCTCCGGAGCGGTCGGGAAAGTATATCTTCTACTCTGCCCCTGCATATTCTCTGTCAGGCAGGAGCAGAGAACTTGACAATGACAAAACACCAG GTCCTGCTGCTTACATGCTGCCTTCAGTGCTGGGGCCCAGAACTGTGAACACAACGGCGGCTCCCAACTATTCCCTTTATGGGCGCAGCAAGATCGGTAGCTTCCATGAGGACCTGCAGAAG ACCCCCGGCCCTGGGACGTATAAGGCAGTGGACCCGGCCATCTACAAATACAAGCCTCCGCAGTACAGCATGACAGGGCGCAACATCATGTCAGGGGACACCATGAAGAAACCTGGGCCCGGAGCACACTACCCTGAGCAA GTGACTTTCACAAGAGTCAGAGCTCCAAGCTTCTCCTTTGGACTGCGCCATTCCCAATACATTGCACCTCTGATTGTGGATTCGGCTGAATAA